From one Streptomyces sp. SCSIO 30461 genomic stretch:
- a CDS encoding ATP-binding protein, whose product MMTRRQGRSEPAQLRRRVARSDLRAVPEVRRALRDLLGHGDWSESGSADVAELLISELVTNALVHTDEGAVVTATVAPARLRVEVRDFTTGVADPHLPVPAVGDDSTHGRGLLLVQNLADAWGVRAHALGKVVWFELDGARK is encoded by the coding sequence ATGATGACGAGGCGTCAGGGAAGGTCCGAGCCCGCCCAGTTGCGACGCAGAGTGGCCAGGTCGGATCTGCGAGCCGTGCCCGAAGTGCGACGCGCGCTGCGCGATTTGCTGGGGCACGGCGACTGGAGCGAATCGGGCTCGGCCGACGTGGCGGAGCTGCTGATCAGTGAACTGGTGACCAATGCGCTGGTGCACACCGACGAGGGCGCGGTGGTCACGGCAACCGTCGCGCCCGCCCGGCTGCGGGTCGAGGTGCGGGACTTCACCACCGGAGTGGCGGATCCGCATCTGCCGGTGCCTGCCGTGGGTGATGACAGCACGCACGGCAGGGGGTTGTTACTGGTGCAGAACCTGGCGGATGCCTGGGGGGTGCGAGCCCACGCCCTGGGCAAGGTGGTGTGGTTCGAGTTGGACGGTGCCAGGAAGTGA
- a CDS encoding DUF2637 domain-containing protein yields the protein MRLTDIALNWLLPGGVLLAGAVAVAVLARAKRAGRGSAAEDSWERSEERRRRKEAIYGTASYVLLFCCAAVAALLSFHGLVGFGRQNLNLSGGWEYLVPFGLDGAAMFCSVLAVREASHGDAALGSRLLVWMFAGAAAWFNWVHAPRGLDHAGAPQFFAGMSLSAAVLFDRALKQTRRAALREQGLVPRPLPQIRVVRWLRAPRETFGAWSLMLLEGVRTLDEAVDEVREDRREKERNRLRRREQDKLERARLRALNRQHRAWNRARGGRQVDVTAMGGSAGSPPAAVGSSAEPALSETGQLPAPSRPSLQAVRTTEARTPVTVDLTAEDDTQALPRLDSLERKLQDLERQFG from the coding sequence ATGAGACTGACCGACATAGCGCTGAACTGGCTGCTTCCGGGTGGCGTGCTGCTCGCGGGCGCCGTGGCGGTGGCGGTGCTCGCGCGCGCCAAGCGTGCCGGCAGAGGCTCCGCAGCCGAGGACTCCTGGGAGCGCAGCGAGGAGCGCAGGCGCCGCAAGGAAGCGATCTACGGGACCGCTTCCTACGTACTCCTCTTCTGCTGCGCGGCAGTGGCCGCGCTGCTGTCCTTCCATGGACTGGTCGGCTTCGGCCGGCAGAACCTGAACCTCTCCGGAGGCTGGGAGTACCTGGTGCCGTTCGGCCTGGACGGCGCCGCGATGTTCTGTTCGGTGCTTGCCGTACGCGAGGCCAGCCACGGCGACGCCGCCCTCGGCTCCCGGTTGCTGGTGTGGATGTTCGCCGGCGCCGCGGCCTGGTTCAACTGGGTGCACGCGCCACGCGGACTCGACCACGCGGGCGCCCCCCAGTTCTTCGCAGGCATGTCGCTGTCCGCCGCGGTGCTCTTCGACCGGGCGCTCAAGCAGACGCGCCGGGCAGCGCTGCGCGAACAGGGACTGGTGCCGCGCCCGCTGCCGCAGATCCGGGTAGTGCGCTGGCTACGGGCACCCCGCGAGACCTTCGGCGCCTGGTCGCTGATGCTCCTCGAGGGCGTACGCACACTGGACGAGGCCGTGGACGAGGTGCGAGAGGACCGCCGCGAGAAGGAGCGGAACCGGCTGCGCCGACGTGAGCAGGACAAGCTGGAGCGAGCCAGGCTCCGGGCGCTCAACCGACAGCACCGCGCGTGGAACCGGGCCCGTGGCGGGCGGCAGGTGGACGTCACCGCGATGGGCGGCTCGGCGGGCTCCCCACCGGCGGCCGTAGGGTCATCAGCGGAGCCTGCCCTATCCGAGACAGGACAACTGCCCGCTCCCTCCCGGCCCTCCCTTCAGGCCGTACGAACCACTGAGGCCCGCACCCCCGTCACGGTCGACCTGACCGCCGAGGACGACACTCAGGCGCTGCCGCGGCTGGACTCACTGGAGCGCAAACTCCAGGATCTCGAGCGGCAGTTCGGCTGA
- a CDS encoding (2Fe-2S)-binding protein, with protein MTVSHAVSPGAQPGVTAATAGTPVTAAYTRLTEVFPGLTIQELADGEPTPRDGGWVTAADLAAGGPALDAFLAWDNAQVLRDYGRQARPDVVAGFGLHRYAWPACLLITVPWFLHRRVPRVPVEDVAFQRGLGRMTARVREFACLPVDPAATHPGARVVADEEALRTEVRDAVTEHLAPVLEGIGPRMRRGRRALWGMATDEVVEGLWHIAHLLGEEQRGIAELEALLPGTVKPYVGTPGFRDLIRPDGTPLPTRDRASCCFFYTLRPDDTCLTCPRTSDADRLRRAG; from the coding sequence ATGACCGTCTCCCACGCAGTCAGCCCCGGCGCTCAGCCCGGGGTCACGGCTGCCACCGCCGGGACACCCGTCACAGCCGCGTACACACGGCTGACCGAGGTGTTTCCCGGACTCACGATCCAAGAGCTCGCGGACGGCGAACCGACCCCGCGGGATGGCGGCTGGGTCACGGCGGCCGACCTCGCGGCCGGCGGACCGGCGCTCGATGCCTTCCTCGCCTGGGACAACGCCCAGGTGCTGCGTGACTACGGCCGCCAGGCACGTCCCGACGTGGTCGCCGGCTTCGGGCTGCACCGGTACGCCTGGCCCGCCTGCCTGCTGATCACAGTGCCGTGGTTCCTGCACCGGAGGGTACCGCGGGTGCCCGTCGAGGACGTGGCCTTCCAGCGCGGCCTCGGCCGGATGACCGCCCGGGTGCGCGAATTCGCCTGCCTGCCCGTCGACCCCGCCGCCACCCACCCGGGAGCCCGTGTCGTCGCCGACGAGGAGGCTCTGCGCACCGAGGTACGGGACGCGGTCACCGAGCACCTCGCCCCCGTACTCGAAGGCATCGGCCCTCGGATGCGGCGGGGCAGGCGCGCCCTGTGGGGCATGGCGACCGACGAGGTCGTCGAGGGGCTCTGGCACATCGCCCATCTGCTGGGGGAAGAGCAGCGAGGCATCGCGGAGCTCGAAGCGCTGCTGCCGGGCACGGTGAAGCCGTACGTCGGAACGCCTGGCTTCCGTGACCTCATCCGCCCAGACGGGACACCGCTACCCACCCGCGACCGGGCGAGCTGCTGCTTCTTCTACACCCTCCGGCCCGATGACACCTGCCTCACCTGCCCGCGCACCAGCGACGCTGACCGGCTGCGCAGGGCCGGGTAG
- a CDS encoding GntR family transcriptional regulator, which yields MWVCAGLAPGRRRGGSRVEQRRARGISATRPPGSPSEAADGVRGEHTHSEPTAPGAPVAGHIPGPRPPVRAVRRHSVRGQVLQALRTALVGGEMTPGEVYSAPALAERFGVSATPVREAMQQLATEGAVEVVPNRGFRVIERDARELAELAEVRALIEVPVVLRLARTVPAARWSELRPLADATARAAATGDRAVYAESDRAFHRAVLSLAGNGRLVTIADELHRRSQWPLLAPRAAVDSAAQPPPRALLIADAAEHTALLDALIDQDLDVVGALVREHFAGADC from the coding sequence ATGTGGGTATGTGCCGGGCTCGCACCAGGCCGACGCCGAGGAGGATCCCGAGTGGAGCAGCGCAGAGCGCGCGGTATTTCCGCGACGCGTCCGCCGGGGTCCCCGAGTGAAGCAGCCGACGGCGTGCGCGGTGAACACACGCACAGCGAGCCCACGGCCCCCGGCGCCCCTGTCGCCGGGCACATCCCGGGGCCGCGTCCCCCCGTCAGGGCCGTGCGCCGCCATTCCGTGCGCGGCCAGGTCCTCCAGGCGTTGCGTACGGCCCTGGTCGGCGGTGAGATGACCCCGGGCGAGGTCTACTCCGCCCCTGCGCTGGCCGAGCGCTTCGGCGTCTCCGCCACCCCCGTACGCGAGGCGATGCAGCAGCTGGCCACCGAAGGCGCCGTGGAGGTCGTCCCCAACCGCGGCTTCCGAGTCATCGAACGCGACGCCCGCGAGCTGGCCGAGCTCGCCGAGGTCCGCGCCCTGATCGAGGTGCCCGTCGTCCTGCGGCTCGCCCGGACCGTCCCCGCCGCCCGCTGGAGCGAGCTGCGCCCGCTCGCCGACGCCACCGCACGGGCGGCCGCCACCGGCGACCGCGCGGTCTACGCGGAATCGGACCGTGCCTTCCATCGTGCCGTCCTCTCCCTCGCAGGGAACGGCCGACTCGTCACCATCGCCGACGAACTGCACCGCCGCTCCCAGTGGCCGCTGCTCGCCCCCCGCGCCGCCGTCGACTCCGCCGCTCAGCCGCCACCGCGCGCCCTGCTGATTGCCGACGCTGCCGAACACACCGCGCTGCTTGACGCGTTGATCGACCAGGATCTGGATGTGGTGGGCGCACTGGTGCGGGAGCACTTCGCGGGAGCAGACTGCTGA
- a CDS encoding NAD-dependent malic enzyme: MSDPLTNRGTAFTAEERQRLGLVGRLPDAVLTLEQQARRAYEQLCRQPDDLAKNVYMEQLHDRNEVLYYRLLTDHLSEMLSIVYDPTVGEAIKKYSHEYRRPRGVYLSIDRPEDVRPSFEALGLGPEEVDLLVVTDAEEILGIGDWGVNGVQISVGKLAVYTAAAGLHPGRCIPVVLDVGTDNENLLNDALYLGARHSRVRGARYDEFVRTYLETASSLYPNALLHFEDFGPGNARRILETYGQNYRMFNDDMQGTGTITLAAAISALKVTKVPFRDQRVVVFGAGTAGVGIADQLRESMILDGLDEEEAARRVWLVDRQGLLLDSMKDLRDYQQGYARPASEVNGWVTGGPIDLLTTVKNVQPTILVGTSTARGAFTRDVVAEMARHVDRPVIFPLSNPTERIEAMPADLLAWTDGRALCVTGIPVDPVELNGVRHVIGQGNNALVYPGLGLGVVVSQAKRVTPRMLRAAAEAVAGQVHQPGEEGPLLPPVENLRASSATIALAVIQAAVEDKVAAAKLDDPVQAVRDAMWEPVYGPVADDRHGAHR; the protein is encoded by the coding sequence ATGAGTGACCCCTTGACTAACCGCGGGACCGCCTTCACGGCGGAGGAGCGCCAGCGTCTCGGGCTCGTAGGACGGTTGCCCGACGCTGTGCTCACCCTGGAGCAGCAGGCACGCCGTGCCTACGAGCAGCTGTGCCGACAGCCGGACGACCTGGCCAAGAACGTCTACATGGAGCAGCTGCACGACCGGAACGAGGTGCTGTACTACCGGTTGCTGACGGACCACCTGTCCGAGATGCTGTCCATCGTCTACGACCCGACCGTGGGCGAGGCGATCAAGAAGTACAGCCATGAGTACCGTCGTCCTCGTGGGGTGTATCTGTCGATCGACCGGCCGGAGGACGTACGGCCGTCGTTCGAGGCGCTCGGGCTGGGCCCCGAGGAGGTGGACCTGCTGGTGGTCACCGACGCCGAGGAGATCCTGGGCATCGGCGACTGGGGAGTCAACGGCGTCCAGATCTCGGTGGGCAAGCTCGCGGTCTACACGGCAGCAGCCGGGCTCCACCCCGGCCGCTGCATCCCGGTGGTGCTCGACGTCGGCACGGACAACGAGAATCTGCTCAACGATGCGCTGTACCTCGGCGCGCGCCACAGCCGGGTGCGCGGTGCGCGGTACGACGAGTTCGTCCGGACGTACCTCGAGACGGCCTCGTCCCTGTATCCCAACGCCCTGCTGCACTTCGAGGACTTCGGTCCGGGCAATGCCCGGCGCATTCTGGAGACGTACGGCCAGAACTACCGGATGTTCAACGACGACATGCAGGGCACCGGAACCATCACCCTGGCCGCGGCGATCTCGGCCCTGAAGGTCACCAAGGTGCCGTTCCGTGACCAGCGGGTGGTGGTGTTCGGCGCCGGTACGGCCGGTGTGGGCATCGCCGACCAGCTGCGCGAGTCCATGATCCTGGACGGCCTGGACGAGGAGGAGGCGGCCCGGCGCGTCTGGCTGGTCGACAGGCAGGGGCTGCTGCTGGACAGCATGAAAGATCTGCGGGACTACCAGCAAGGCTATGCCCGGCCGGCGTCGGAGGTCAATGGCTGGGTCACGGGCGGCCCGATCGACCTGCTGACGACCGTGAAGAACGTGCAGCCCACGATCCTGGTGGGTACCTCGACCGCGCGCGGCGCCTTCACCCGGGACGTGGTGGCCGAGATGGCCCGGCACGTGGACCGTCCGGTCATCTTCCCGCTGTCCAATCCCACCGAGCGGATAGAGGCGATGCCCGCCGATCTGCTGGCCTGGACCGACGGCCGGGCCCTGTGCGTCACCGGCATCCCGGTCGACCCCGTGGAGCTGAACGGGGTCCGGCACGTCATCGGCCAGGGCAACAATGCCCTGGTCTACCCCGGGCTCGGCCTCGGTGTGGTGGTGTCCCAGGCCAAGCGGGTGACCCCGCGCATGCTGCGGGCCGCCGCCGAGGCGGTCGCCGGACAGGTCCACCAGCCCGGCGAGGAAGGCCCGCTACTGCCACCGGTGGAGAACCTGCGCGCCTCGTCGGCGACGATCGCGCTGGCAGTGATCCAAGCGGCCGTCGAGGACAAGGTGGCCGCCGCCAAACTCGACGATCCGGTGCAGGCCGTCCGGGACGCCATGTGGGAACCTGTCTACGGGCCCGTGGCCGACGACCGGCACGGGGCACACCGATGA
- a CDS encoding metallophosphoesterase family protein, which yields MLSRVAVLSDVHGVLPAVEAVLAEPDVAAADLIVLTGDITCGPQSARVMDRFLGLGDRVAWIRGNADRELVEFRRGSRVSIPDPIGESAAEGLREEHVDFLEGLPTSLILEVDGLGRVLFCHATPRSDEEVVLVDSDPARWAEVLAEVDPQVTTVVCGHTHMPFTRLAAGLLVVNPGSVGMPYGRSGAHWALLGPGVGLRRTPMDVAAAMASVVADSTFEQVGEWADYFLNARATEDDAWAVLAPRDGRDTAG from the coding sequence ATGCTGAGTCGTGTAGCCGTACTCTCCGACGTCCATGGCGTGCTGCCTGCGGTCGAGGCGGTGCTGGCCGAGCCCGATGTGGCCGCCGCCGATCTGATCGTGCTCACCGGTGACATCACCTGCGGCCCCCAGTCCGCCAGAGTGATGGACCGGTTCCTCGGCCTCGGCGACCGCGTGGCGTGGATCAGGGGCAACGCGGACCGCGAACTCGTCGAGTTCCGGCGCGGGTCGCGCGTCTCCATTCCCGACCCCATCGGGGAATCGGCCGCCGAAGGCCTTCGCGAGGAGCATGTCGACTTCCTGGAAGGGCTGCCGACTTCGCTCATCCTGGAGGTCGATGGGCTCGGCCGGGTGCTCTTCTGCCATGCCACTCCCCGTTCCGACGAGGAGGTGGTCCTGGTCGACTCGGACCCCGCGCGGTGGGCGGAGGTGCTCGCCGAGGTCGACCCCCAGGTCACCACGGTCGTCTGCGGCCACACCCACATGCCGTTCACTCGTCTCGCCGCGGGCCTGTTGGTGGTGAACCCGGGCAGTGTGGGCATGCCATACGGCAGGTCGGGAGCGCACTGGGCGCTGCTCGGCCCGGGTGTCGGGCTGCGGCGTACGCCGATGGACGTGGCGGCCGCGATGGCGAGCGTCGTCGCGGACTCCACGTTCGAGCAGGTGGGGGAGTGGGCCGACTACTTCCTCAACGCCAGGGCCACCGAGGACGATGCCTGGGCGGTCCTCGCGCCGCGAGACGGGCGTGACACGGCGGGGTGA
- a CDS encoding PucR family transcriptional regulator ligand-binding domain-containing protein: MRLRALLETDALGLRLLGGDDELDRGVRGVMTTDLRDPSRYLSGGELVLTGLAWRHAPEDSESFVRILATAGVAGLAAGEAELGDIPDDLIEACRRHKMPLFAVHESVAFATITEHVVRQVSGERAGDLAAVVDRHRRMMTSGPAGGGPDVVLDLLGTDLDLRAWVLSPTGRQIAGAGEPLPQEVSATLAGEHLAASRGGRRAPYRATVEGSTYSLFPIRNTGRAAGTAAREDTNLRDPRDIRASVLSDWLLAVEADASDWPAARLDLLQGVTQLIAVERDRREAARTVRRRLAQEVLELVQTGAAPPEIAARLRVAAPVLLPGLGAAPHWQVVVAKVEWDETGGAPVEPGPVAQSLLEEILVDPATTGPDSADRIAVAHSGDEAIALVPLPAVAATAGPDEADGSAGDLLEGPAADVGTSSAGLHADALLAAVLAPLSSGLDGDGRLTLGVSAAVHSAEGLRGALEEARHARRVAAARPGRVCAAGHHELASHVLLLPFVPDDVRRAFTARLLDPLRDYDERHRAELIPTLEAFLDCDGSWTRCATRLHLHVNTLRYRVGRIEQLTGRDLSRLEDKLDFFLALRMS; encoded by the coding sequence ATGCGGCTGCGCGCACTGCTGGAGACCGACGCGCTGGGACTGCGGCTGCTCGGCGGTGACGACGAGCTGGACCGAGGCGTGCGCGGCGTGATGACGACCGACCTGCGGGACCCGAGCCGCTATCTGTCGGGCGGCGAACTGGTCCTCACCGGTCTGGCCTGGCGCCACGCACCCGAGGATTCCGAATCCTTCGTCCGCATTCTCGCAACAGCGGGGGTCGCGGGTCTAGCGGCGGGCGAGGCGGAGCTGGGCGACATCCCCGACGACCTGATCGAGGCCTGCCGACGGCACAAGATGCCGCTGTTCGCGGTCCACGAGTCCGTTGCCTTCGCGACGATCACCGAGCATGTCGTCCGCCAGGTCTCGGGCGAGCGCGCCGGAGACCTGGCCGCGGTGGTGGACCGGCACCGCCGGATGATGACCTCGGGCCCCGCGGGCGGCGGCCCGGATGTGGTGCTCGACCTACTCGGCACCGACCTGGACCTGCGCGCCTGGGTACTCTCGCCCACCGGTCGGCAGATCGCGGGCGCGGGTGAGCCGCTGCCTCAAGAGGTCAGCGCCACCCTCGCGGGTGAGCACCTGGCGGCCAGCCGCGGCGGACGTCGCGCCCCCTACCGCGCGACCGTTGAAGGCTCAACGTATTCGCTCTTCCCGATCCGCAACACCGGACGGGCCGCAGGGACCGCGGCACGCGAGGACACGAACCTCCGGGACCCCCGCGACATCCGGGCATCCGTGCTGTCCGACTGGCTGCTCGCCGTCGAGGCGGACGCGTCGGACTGGCCCGCCGCCCGGCTGGATCTGCTCCAGGGCGTCACCCAGCTGATCGCCGTGGAACGCGACCGCCGCGAGGCGGCCCGCACGGTACGCCGCCGCCTCGCCCAGGAAGTACTCGAACTCGTCCAGACCGGGGCCGCACCCCCCGAGATCGCCGCCCGGTTGCGGGTCGCCGCACCCGTGCTGCTCCCCGGACTCGGGGCGGCCCCGCACTGGCAGGTCGTGGTCGCGAAGGTGGAGTGGGACGAGACCGGCGGCGCGCCGGTCGAACCCGGCCCGGTGGCCCAGTCACTGCTCGAGGAGATCCTGGTCGACCCGGCGACCACGGGCCCGGACTCGGCCGACCGTATCGCCGTCGCCCACAGCGGCGACGAGGCCATCGCCCTGGTGCCGCTCCCCGCGGTCGCCGCGACGGCGGGCCCCGACGAGGCGGACGGGTCGGCGGGCGACCTCCTCGAAGGCCCGGCGGCCGACGTCGGCACCAGCAGCGCGGGCCTGCACGCCGACGCCCTCCTCGCCGCCGTGCTCGCCCCGCTGTCATCGGGCCTCGACGGCGACGGCCGTCTCACCCTCGGCGTCAGCGCAGCCGTCCACTCCGCCGAGGGCCTCCGCGGCGCCCTGGAGGAAGCCCGCCACGCCCGCCGTGTCGCCGCCGCCCGCCCCGGCCGTGTCTGTGCGGCAGGCCACCACGAACTGGCCTCCCACGTCCTGCTCCTCCCGTTCGTCCCCGACGACGTCCGCCGCGCCTTCACCGCACGGCTGCTCGACCCCCTGCGCGACTACGACGAGCGCCACCGCGCGGAGCTGATCCCCACCCTGGAGGCATTCCTGGACTGCGATGGCTCCTGGACGCGCTGTGCGACGCGGCTGCATCTGCATGTGAACACACTGCGGTACCGGGTGGGCCGGATCGAGCAGCTGACGGGGCGTGACCTGTCCCGACTGGAGGACAAGCTGGACTTCTTCCTCGCGCTGCGGATGAGCTGA
- a CDS encoding xanthine dehydrogenase family protein subunit M translates to MDFLRPSSWEEALAAKAEHPTAVPIAGGTDVMVEINFDHRRPEYLMDLGRVAELSEWEVGEGSVRLGASVPYSRIMEHLRTELPGLALASHTVASPQIRNRGGVGGNLGTASPAGDAHPALLAAGAEVEVASVRGTRRIPIDEFYTGVKRNALAPDELIRAVHITKADGPQQYSKVGTRNAMVIAVCAFGIALHPETRTVRTGIGSAAPTPVRAKAAEEFLNAALEEGGFWDSGRIITPSVAKQFAELAAGACNPIDDVRGTARYRRHAVGIMARRTLGWTWEQYRGTGRTLEGAA, encoded by the coding sequence ATGGACTTCCTTCGCCCCAGTAGCTGGGAGGAGGCGCTCGCCGCGAAGGCCGAGCACCCCACGGCCGTGCCCATCGCGGGTGGCACCGACGTCATGGTCGAGATCAACTTCGACCACCGGCGCCCCGAGTACCTCATGGACCTGGGCCGCGTCGCCGAGCTGTCCGAGTGGGAAGTGGGTGAGGGGTCCGTCCGCCTCGGCGCATCCGTGCCGTACTCCCGGATCATGGAGCACCTCAGGACCGAGCTCCCCGGCCTCGCGCTCGCCTCGCACACCGTGGCTTCCCCGCAGATCAGAAACCGCGGCGGCGTCGGGGGCAATCTCGGCACCGCCTCGCCCGCCGGTGACGCCCACCCCGCCCTGCTGGCCGCCGGCGCCGAGGTCGAGGTGGCGTCGGTGCGCGGCACCCGGCGCATCCCGATCGACGAGTTCTACACCGGGGTGAAGCGCAACGCCCTCGCGCCGGACGAGCTGATCAGGGCCGTCCACATCACGAAGGCCGACGGCCCGCAGCAGTACTCCAAGGTCGGCACCCGCAACGCGATGGTCATCGCGGTGTGCGCCTTCGGAATCGCCCTGCACCCGGAGACCCGCACCGTGCGCACCGGCATCGGCTCGGCCGCCCCGACCCCGGTGCGCGCCAAGGCCGCCGAGGAGTTCCTGAACGCCGCGCTGGAAGAAGGCGGCTTCTGGGACAGCGGCAGGATCATCACCCCCTCGGTCGCCAAGCAGTTCGCGGAGCTGGCCGCGGGCGCCTGCAACCCGATCGACGACGTCCGCGGCACCGCCAGGTACCGCCGCCACGCGGTCGGCATCATGGCCCGCCGCACCCTCGGCTGGACCTGGGAGCAGTACCGCGGCACCGGCCGCACGCTGGAAGGAGCTGCCTGA
- a CDS encoding (2Fe-2S)-binding protein produces the protein MRVNFTVNGRRHEADDVWEGESLLYVLRERLGLPGSKNACEQGECGSCTVRLDGVPVCACLVAAGQAEGRDVVTVEGLADFAKQRSASCATGACGDAGTSAGSGTCGGTEAGTTATSGNPGTSLQDAHRWSARGTDSQTGEGTELAPIQQAFIDAGAVQCGFCTPGLLVAADELLERNDSPSDADIREALSGNLCRCTGYEKILDAVRLAAARQGEAV, from the coding sequence ATGCGCGTCAACTTCACCGTCAACGGGCGCCGTCACGAAGCCGACGACGTATGGGAAGGCGAGAGCCTCCTCTACGTACTGCGTGAACGGCTCGGCCTCCCAGGCTCCAAGAACGCCTGCGAGCAGGGCGAATGTGGTTCCTGTACCGTCCGCCTCGACGGCGTCCCGGTATGTGCCTGCCTGGTGGCCGCGGGACAGGCCGAGGGGCGCGACGTCGTCACCGTCGAGGGCCTCGCCGACTTCGCCAAGCAGCGCAGCGCCTCCTGCGCCACGGGCGCCTGCGGCGACGCGGGCACCTCCGCAGGCTCCGGTACGTGCGGTGGCACCGAGGCGGGTACGACTGCTACCTCGGGTAACCCGGGTACGTCCCTCCAGGACGCCCACCGTTGGAGCGCCCGCGGCACCGACTCGCAGACCGGCGAGGGCACCGAGCTCGCCCCCATCCAGCAGGCGTTCATCGACGCCGGAGCCGTGCAGTGCGGTTTCTGCACCCCGGGCCTGCTGGTCGCCGCGGACGAGCTGCTGGAGCGCAACGACTCCCCCTCCGACGCGGACATCCGCGAGGCGCTGTCCGGCAACCTCTGCCGCTGCACCGGTTACGAGAAGATCCTGGACGCGGTCCGCCTGGCGGCCGCCCGTCAGGGAGAGGCGGTCTGA